One window from the genome of Leptospira johnsonii encodes:
- a CDS encoding glycerol kinase 5: protein MAALKEKYILSVDSGGSGIRAILFDKKGRIVSRQYEKTPPIVSEPGALEHDPEKLWQALVSILKKTFKNRKFQAVNVDSLGICNQRGSFLLWEKSSGKPLTKLISWADVRAGKTSAEMNSNRIWKVIQFVSRILGTITGNPMLIATYMLKFTTDHASVRLKWVFDKNPELRKRAKKGEILFGTLDTWFVYKLTKGKEHISDPSNATVTGMFNPFQLQWNAPLCGIFNIPMKIFPNVMDTAADFGTTDPSLFGVGIPIRAVVGDQMAALFGHACFEKGGVKISQGSGAFVDMNMGDKPKMSKRGLFPLVAWRLSGKPTYMLEGYTGTVGTLIDWLGKGIGLSDTPKVLNELASQTNDTEGVIFVPTASGMRFPHFNPNAKASIFGLSLATHRRHVARAVLEGIALSLFDILEGIKKDTNVPVRSIMVDGGVSQSDILLQCLADFCNVEVKRAPEPDMTATGAAYLAGLGSGYWKSLEELSKLERGYKIFKPKMDPKFRELKLERWHRAVQSTLKID, encoded by the coding sequence ATGGCTGCCTTAAAAGAAAAATATATTCTTTCTGTCGATAGCGGCGGAAGTGGGATCCGAGCAATCTTATTCGATAAGAAGGGCAGAATAGTATCCAGACAATACGAAAAAACTCCTCCAATTGTAAGCGAACCGGGCGCCTTAGAACATGATCCCGAAAAACTTTGGCAGGCGCTTGTTTCCATCCTCAAAAAAACTTTTAAGAACAGAAAGTTCCAAGCTGTAAATGTGGATTCACTCGGGATCTGCAACCAAAGAGGATCTTTTCTTCTTTGGGAAAAATCCAGTGGCAAACCTTTAACAAAACTGATCAGTTGGGCGGATGTAAGGGCCGGCAAAACTTCCGCGGAAATGAATTCTAATAGGATCTGGAAAGTTATCCAATTCGTTTCTAGGATCTTAGGGACGATCACAGGTAATCCTATGTTGATCGCAACCTATATGCTCAAGTTCACCACGGATCACGCTTCCGTTCGTTTGAAATGGGTATTCGACAAAAATCCTGAACTTAGAAAAAGAGCAAAGAAGGGTGAAATACTTTTTGGTACACTAGATACTTGGTTCGTATATAAACTCACCAAAGGAAAAGAGCATATCAGCGATCCTTCTAACGCAACAGTTACCGGGATGTTCAATCCTTTTCAATTACAATGGAATGCTCCTCTTTGCGGCATCTTCAATATCCCAATGAAAATTTTTCCGAATGTAATGGATACGGCTGCTGATTTCGGAACTACGGATCCTTCTCTATTCGGTGTTGGAATTCCGATCAGAGCTGTAGTAGGCGATCAAATGGCTGCGCTATTCGGACATGCATGTTTTGAAAAAGGTGGAGTCAAAATTTCCCAAGGTTCGGGTGCATTCGTGGACATGAATATGGGAGATAAACCTAAAATGTCCAAAAGAGGTTTGTTTCCTCTCGTAGCTTGGAGGCTTAGTGGAAAGCCTACTTATATGTTAGAAGGATATACAGGTACTGTAGGAACTTTAATCGACTGGCTCGGAAAAGGGATAGGTCTTTCTGATACTCCAAAGGTTTTGAACGAACTTGCTTCTCAAACTAACGACACTGAAGGTGTGATCTTCGTTCCGACCGCTTCCGGTATGAGATTTCCCCATTTTAATCCGAATGCAAAGGCTTCCATTTTCGGACTTTCTTTAGCAACTCATAGAAGGCATGTGGCAAGAGCCGTACTCGAAGGGATCGCATTATCTTTATTTGATATATTAGAAGGGATCAAAAAGGACACGAATGTCCCGGTACGTTCCATTATGGTGGACGGTGGAGTTTCTCAATCGGACATACTTCTACAATGTCTTGCAGACTTCTGTAATGTGGAAGTGAAACGTGCACCTGAGCCGGATATGACCGCTACAGGCGCTGCTTATCTTGCAGGACTCGGTTCCGGTTATTGGAAAAGTTTGGAAGAATTGAGTAAACTAGAGAGAGGTTATAAAATTTTCAAACCTAAGATGGATCCAAAGTTCAGAGAATTAAAATTGGAACGCTGGCATAGAGCCGTACAATCCACTCTAAAGATAGATTGA
- a CDS encoding host attachment protein, translated as MKKKWVVVANRSEAKIFEYQGPTNGLKLVQTMENPEGRLRNSDLVTGAGQASRSDFDFFHEPKKRVAAAFAGKLSDFMNLERKKDSFSNFILVSEPGFMGMIIGKLDEKSRERIYHKMPKDIVHERESNLMNHLKSVLVSEA; from the coding sequence ATGAAGAAAAAATGGGTGGTGGTTGCAAACCGAAGCGAGGCAAAAATTTTCGAATACCAAGGACCGACTAACGGTTTGAAGCTGGTGCAAACGATGGAGAATCCCGAAGGAAGACTTAGAAATTCGGATCTAGTTACAGGAGCAGGCCAGGCTTCCAGATCTGATTTTGATTTTTTTCACGAACCGAAAAAGAGAGTGGCTGCGGCTTTTGCAGGTAAACTTAGCGATTTTATGAATTTGGAAAGGAAGAAGGATTCCTTCTCCAATTTTATTTTGGTTTCAGAACCGGGCTTTATGGGAATGATCATAGGTAAATTGGATGAGAAGTCTAGGGAAAGGATCTATCATAAGATGCCTAAAGATATCGTACATGAAAGAGAGTCCAATCTGATGAACCATCTTAAGAGTGTGCTTGTAAGCGAAGCTTGA
- a CDS encoding HmuY family protein, protein MKTLHSIFIILMATLSVFCGPSTGGDDGLAILAALEDGGGCIKAPGDTTTTGSGTFTTRVNATASGCWVYIDLKAGGTETTKSGTWDLKFKRFVIGTNSGTSGSGNAGACFNAGDTNLAAVTGGDCTPEVDELMSQTGGGGFGTATENASPALWDWYDYNGTTHILTAKSRGYLIQGSNGTSFFGLEVTDYYDNASTSGFPTFIWKEL, encoded by the coding sequence ATGAAAACATTACATTCAATTTTCATTATTCTCATGGCAACTTTAAGTGTTTTCTGCGGGCCTAGCACCGGAGGGGACGACGGTCTTGCGATTTTAGCAGCATTGGAAGATGGTGGCGGATGTATCAAGGCCCCCGGTGATACAACAACAACAGGTTCCGGGACTTTTACTACCCGAGTTAACGCAACTGCAAGCGGTTGCTGGGTATATATAGACCTAAAGGCAGGCGGAACAGAGACAACCAAGTCCGGTACATGGGATCTAAAATTTAAAAGATTCGTAATAGGTACCAATAGCGGGACCAGCGGTTCCGGAAATGCAGGCGCTTGTTTTAATGCGGGCGATACAAATCTTGCTGCCGTAACCGGCGGAGATTGTACTCCGGAAGTAGATGAACTCATGTCCCAAACCGGAGGTGGAGGATTCGGAACTGCAACTGAAAACGCAAGCCCTGCTCTCTGGGATTGGTACGATTATAACGGAACCACTCATATTCTAACCGCGAAATCAAGAGGATATTTGATCCAAGGTTCGAACGGAACTTCCTTCTTCGGATTAGAAGTCACAGACTATTATGACAACGCAAGTACTAGTGGATTCCCTACATTTATCTGGAAGGAACTTTGA
- a CDS encoding alpha/beta fold hydrolase, which yields MIAILKNRRGPFYLITTFFAIIFFAVFASSLAILFSLFLIAVLVLYPVLLDWFSRLYGQEDIADELHFAKTKDGWNIALHRHIPPIPNPELAPVIVVHGIATNKYVIDLDKRHSLPYYLKLRGYEVFAVSLRGAGSSYHESRGGYEDFTFDDLVKYDVPAIISKVLSLTESKRVNWVGHSMGAMIFYSYLGIASKLEKEKIASFVSLGGPGNLNHLGLSLIGLLSRFPRARKVLDLKFGASMLAPLAGEIYTPIDQILYNPKATRPRIVKKVMKNAIENISEGLIEQFMSWIETKKMSSLNGFYDYIDLQKEITVPSLFIAGANDAIATPDTVRFVYERAGTKIKKFQVISKEEGASDDYGHGCLILAEKAEDDVFPKVETFLREHGTSKKQSWFLKLKRKFRQKV from the coding sequence GTGATCGCAATCCTGAAAAATAGAAGAGGCCCTTTTTATCTGATCACTACGTTTTTCGCGATCATCTTCTTTGCAGTCTTCGCTTCATCACTTGCGATCTTATTTTCCCTATTTCTGATAGCTGTCCTGGTTTTATATCCTGTTTTATTGGACTGGTTTTCCCGTTTATACGGTCAGGAAGATATTGCGGATGAACTACATTTTGCAAAAACCAAAGATGGATGGAATATTGCGTTACATAGACATATTCCTCCCATCCCGAATCCTGAACTTGCTCCCGTGATCGTGGTACATGGGATCGCTACGAACAAGTACGTGATCGATTTGGACAAAAGACATTCTCTTCCTTATTATCTAAAGTTAAGAGGTTACGAGGTATTTGCGGTTTCTCTGAGAGGTGCAGGTAGTTCCTACCATGAGAGCAGGGGAGGATACGAGGACTTCACTTTTGATGATTTAGTAAAATATGATGTTCCCGCCATTATTTCCAAAGTTCTTTCTCTCACGGAAAGTAAACGTGTGAACTGGGTGGGCCATTCTATGGGGGCTATGATCTTCTATTCCTATTTAGGGATCGCTTCCAAATTGGAGAAAGAAAAGATCGCAAGTTTTGTTTCTTTGGGTGGCCCGGGCAATTTGAACCATCTTGGTTTGAGTTTGATCGGTTTACTTTCCAGATTTCCTCGAGCCAGAAAAGTTTTGGATCTGAAATTCGGAGCTTCTATGCTAGCACCTTTGGCAGGGGAAATTTATACACCTATAGATCAGATACTTTATAATCCGAAAGCGACCCGACCTAGAATAGTTAAAAAGGTAATGAAAAACGCGATTGAAAATATCAGCGAAGGACTGATCGAGCAATTCATGTCTTGGATCGAGACAAAAAAGATGAGTTCTCTAAATGGATTTTACGATTATATAGATCTTCAAAAAGAGATCACCGTTCCAAGTTTATTTATCGCCGGGGCAAATGATGCAATCGCTACTCCGGATACGGTTCGATTCGTGTATGAAAGAGCGGGAACTAAAATCAAAAAATTTCAGGTAATCTCTAAGGAAGAAGGAGCCAGCGACGATTACGGTCACGGCTGTTTGATACTCGCGGAGAAGGCAGAAGACGATGTTTTTCCCAAGGTTGAAACCTTCTTACGAGAACATGGAACTTCTAAAAAGCAGAGCTGGTTTTTGAAATTAAAAAGAAAATTCAGGCAGAAAGTTTGA